The Solanum lycopersicum chromosome 6, SLM_r2.1 genome has a window encoding:
- the LOC101250704 gene encoding probable E3 ubiquitin-protein ligase ARI7, which yields MDSEDDMHDANDMESVDEDFYSDGDAADSDADVADYDFMGNETDDSDEQAVSRMQKNYTVLKEEDIRQRQEEDMTTISTLLSISREAACILLRRYNWSVNKVHEEWFADEERVRKSAGLLEKPVVSLSRVIDVVCGICFDNFLPADIISLGCGHPFCTSCWKAYITTSINDGPGCLTLRCPDPSCDVAIGQDMIDTLTSGEDKEKYYRYLLRSYIEDNRKTKWCPAPGCDSAIEYDLGSGSYDVTCSCSFSFCWNCTEEAHRPVDCDTVSKWILKNSAESENMNWILANSKPCPKCKRPIEKNQGCMHMTCTPPCKFEFCWLCLGAWSDHGERTGGFYACNRYESAKQEGVYDESERRREMAKNSLERYTHYYERWATNQSSRQKALADLHQMQSVHLEKLSELQSQPESQLKFIIDSWQQIVECRRVLKWTYAYGYYLPEHEKAKRQFFEYVQGEAEAGLERLHQCAEKELQTYLNAAGPTKDFNDFRTKLAGLTSVTRNYFENLVRALENGLADVDSQGACSKAPSSKNTTGSSKGKGGGRGKNSTKT from the exons ATGGATTCAGAAGATGATATGCACGATGCTAATGATATGGAGTCGGTAGATGAGGATTTCTACAGTGACGGTGATGCGGCAGATAGCGATGCTGATGTTGCTGATTATGATTTCATGGGTAATGAAACCGATGATTCCGATGAACAAGCTGTTAGTCGTATGCAG AAAAATTATACTGTCTTGAAAGAAGAAGATATACGTCAGCGACAGGAGGAGGATATGACGACAATTTCTACTCTTCTCTCCATATCAAGAGAAGCTGCCTGTATATTACTTCGACGTTATAACTG GAGTGTGAACAAGGTGCATGAGGAGTGGTTTGCTGATGAAGAAAGAGTGCGCAAGTCTGCCGGCTTGTTGGAGAAGCCTGTTGTCTCTCTTTCAAGAGTTATAGAT GTGGTGTGTGGGATTTGCTTTGACAACTTCCTTCCTGCTGACATAATATCCCTCGGGTGCGGTCATCCTTTTTGTACTTCTTGCTGGAAAG CTTACATTACCACATCCATCAACGATGGCCCTGGATGCTTGACGCTGCGATGTCCTGACCCATCATGCGATGTCGCCATTGGTCAAGATATGATTGATACATTGACATCTGGTGAAGATAAGGAGAAGTACTATCGTTACCTTCTTAGATCCTATATTGAGGACAATAGAAAG ACAAAATGGTGTCCTGCTCCAGGTTGTGATTCTGCAATAGAATATGATCTTGGAAGTGGAAGCTATGATGTTACTTGCAGTTGTTCCTTCAGTTTTTGTTGGAAT TGTACAGAAGAGGCTCATCGGCCCGTGGATTGTGATACAGTGTCAAAGTGGATTTTGAAAAACAGTGCCGAGTCGGAGAACATGAATTG GATCTTGGCTAATTCCAAGCCCTGTCCAAAGTGCAAGAGACCAATCGAGAAGAACCAAGGGTGTATGCACATGACTTGTACACCACCATGTAAATTTGAGTTCTGCTG GTTGTGTCTTGGTGCATGGTCAGACCATGGTGAAAGGACTGGTGGATTTTATGCGTGTAATCGCTATGAGTCAGCAAAGCAAGAGGGCGTG TATGATGAATCTGAGAGGAGGAGGGAGATGGCCAAAAACTCTCTGGAAAGATACACACATTACTATGAGCGTTGGGCAACCAATCAATCG TCAAGGCAAAAAGCCCTGGCAGATCTGCATCAAATGCAAAGTGTTCAT CTTGAAAAGCTTAGTGAATTACAGTCCCAACCCGAGTCACAATTGAAATTCATTATAGATTCCTGGCAACAG ATAGTTGAATGTAGGAGAGTGTTAAAATGGACCTATGCATATGGATACTACCTACCGGAACATGAGAAAGCGAAAAGGCAGTTTTTTGAGTACGTACAAG GTGAGGCAGAGGCTGGTTTAGAAAGACTTCATCAATGTGCTGAAAAGGAACTCCAAACTTATCTTAATGCTGCAGGACCGACCAAGGATTTCAATGATTTCCGTACAAAGCTCGCTGGTTTAACAAG TGTCACGCGAAACTACTTTGAAAATCTGGTTAGAGCACTGGAGAATGGTCTTGCTGATGTAGATTCCCAAGGTGCTTGTAGTAAGGCACCCAGCTCAAAGAACACAACTGGTAGCAGCAAGGGCAAAGGAGGAGGTAGGGGCAAGAACTCCACTAAGACGTGA